A genomic stretch from Chitinophaga lutea includes:
- a CDS encoding lmo0937 family membrane protein, producing MSNLLYLIAVILIIGWLLGFFVYSAGGLIHALLVLAIIAILVNIIRGRAV from the coding sequence ATGAGTAATCTATTGTATCTGATCGCAGTGATCCTTATCATCGGATGGTTATTGGGGTTCTTTGTATATTCTGCAGGCGGCCTCATCCATGCATTACTGGTACTGGCAATTATTGCCATCCTTGTGAACATTATTCGTGGACGCGCAGTTTAG
- a CDS encoding YciE/YciF ferroxidase family protein has translation MATRKTATKSNGKNGTTSRKSTTAAASGRSRAGNSGSRSKSNGGDMENSKFHQLFMDELKDIYWAEKHLVKALPKMQKAATTTELVNAFADHLAATKQHVSRVEEIFEMMGMRPVAKKCEAMEGLVSEAQELIEEEEESAVLDAGLIIAAQKVEHYEIAAYGSLRTLATRMGHTDAANLLEQTLDEEKETDVLLTQIAETSVNEEALAE, from the coding sequence ATGGCAACGCGTAAAACAGCCACAAAAAGCAATGGCAAAAACGGCACAACAAGCCGTAAATCCACTACCGCAGCCGCGTCAGGCCGCAGCCGTGCAGGCAATTCCGGTTCCCGCAGCAAAAGCAACGGCGGGGACATGGAAAATTCCAAATTCCACCAACTGTTCATGGATGAACTGAAAGACATTTACTGGGCAGAAAAACACCTGGTGAAAGCTTTGCCCAAAATGCAGAAAGCCGCTACTACGACCGAGCTGGTGAATGCCTTCGCAGATCACCTGGCGGCTACCAAACAACACGTGAGCCGCGTTGAAGAAATCTTCGAAATGATGGGCATGCGCCCGGTCGCTAAAAAATGCGAAGCCATGGAAGGCCTGGTATCTGAAGCACAAGAGCTCATCGAGGAAGAAGAAGAATCCGCCGTACTGGATGCCGGCCTGATCATCGCCGCGCAGAAAGTAGAGCATTATGAAATTGCCGCCTACGGCAGCCTGCGGACGCTCGCTACCCGTATGGGCCACACGGATGCAGCCAACCTGCTGGAGCAGACGCTCGATGAAGAAAAAGAAACCGATGTGCTGCTGACGCAGATTGCAGAGACTTCCGTGAACGAAGAAGCCTTAGCTGAATAG
- the ku gene encoding non-homologous end joining protein Ku → MRAIWSGSIGFGLVNIPVKLYSATQESRLDLDMLDKKDHSHIRFQRVNEKTGKEVAWGNIVKAYNYNDEYVVLDDEDFAAASPKKSKVIEISSFVDAAEIDDMYFETPYFIEPDKSGTKAYELLLQTLNKTQKVGISLFVLRSQEHLSIVRPKEDYLVLHRLRFAEEIRDPKDLSLPSNVKIAKKELDMAIKLVEQYTEPFDITQYKDEYRKELLKIIKAKASGKRPAVKKLRVVHTKGTDLFDQLKASLGGNKKRVS, encoded by the coding sequence ATGAGAGCAATATGGAGCGGGAGCATCGGTTTCGGGCTGGTGAACATCCCCGTCAAACTATACAGCGCCACGCAGGAAAGCCGGCTCGACCTCGATATGCTGGACAAAAAAGACCATTCACATATCCGCTTCCAGCGCGTGAATGAGAAAACGGGCAAGGAGGTGGCCTGGGGAAATATCGTAAAAGCCTACAACTATAATGACGAATACGTGGTGCTGGATGATGAGGACTTCGCCGCCGCCAGCCCCAAAAAGAGCAAGGTGATCGAGATATCGTCCTTTGTGGATGCCGCGGAGATCGACGACATGTATTTCGAAACGCCGTATTTCATCGAGCCCGATAAAAGCGGCACCAAGGCTTACGAACTGTTGTTGCAAACCCTCAACAAAACGCAGAAGGTAGGCATCAGCCTGTTCGTATTGCGCTCGCAGGAACACTTATCCATCGTGCGGCCTAAGGAGGATTACCTCGTGCTGCACCGCCTCCGGTTTGCGGAAGAGATACGCGATCCGAAAGACCTCTCCCTGCCCTCAAACGTCAAGATCGCCAAGAAGGAGCTCGACATGGCCATCAAACTGGTGGAACAATACACCGAACCGTTCGATATCACGCAGTATAAGGACGAATACCGCAAGGAGCTGCTGAAGATCATCAAAGCCAAAGCGTCCGGCAAACGCCCGGCTGTGAAGAAACTGCGGGTGGTTCATACCAAGGGCACCGACCTGTTCGATCAGCTCAAAGCCAGTTTGGGCGGTAACAAAAAACGGGTATCATGA
- a CDS encoding DNA topoisomerase IB, translated as MEEKSLTDKSVLTDPAAMAQAVKLRYVSPSMPGFTRMTNGHGVYYMDAAGKKIEDEQVLARIRGLVLPPAWKDVWICPYANGHLQATGVDALGRRQYRYHTRWAAARNETKYSRLLRFGKLLPRIRRQIAKDLRRRQLDKPRVIAIALRVMEETLMRIGNAEYEKKYNSHGLTTLHNKHVKINGNEAFFRFKGKKGVEHQIRLRHASLARLLKKVRDIPGQELFQYYENGDIKSLDSGEVNDYLKACTNEEFTCKDFRTWAGTVQALHLLANCGTYETQAQCKKNIVEVIDAVAKKLGNTRAVCKKYYIHPRLFSLYESGELGNFTSTGADEKILMKILAARENKQERR; from the coding sequence ATGGAGGAGAAATCGTTAACGGATAAATCGGTACTGACAGATCCCGCCGCCATGGCCCAAGCCGTGAAGCTTCGTTATGTGTCGCCGTCGATGCCCGGCTTTACACGCATGACCAACGGTCACGGCGTGTATTACATGGATGCCGCGGGAAAAAAGATCGAAGACGAACAGGTGCTGGCGCGCATCCGGGGGCTGGTGCTGCCGCCCGCCTGGAAAGACGTGTGGATTTGCCCCTATGCCAACGGCCACCTTCAGGCTACCGGCGTGGATGCCCTGGGCCGCCGGCAGTACCGGTACCACACGCGATGGGCCGCCGCCCGTAACGAAACCAAATATTCCCGGCTGCTGCGCTTCGGTAAATTGCTGCCCCGCATCCGTCGCCAGATCGCCAAAGACCTGCGCCGCCGGCAGCTCGACAAACCCCGCGTGATCGCCATCGCCCTGCGGGTGATGGAAGAAACGCTCATGCGCATCGGCAACGCCGAATATGAAAAGAAATATAATTCCCACGGCCTCACTACCCTGCACAACAAACACGTCAAAATAAACGGGAACGAAGCCTTCTTTCGTTTCAAGGGCAAAAAAGGCGTGGAGCACCAGATCAGGCTCCGCCATGCCTCGCTGGCCCGCCTGCTGAAAAAGGTACGGGACATTCCCGGCCAGGAGTTGTTTCAGTACTACGAGAACGGCGACATCAAGAGCCTCGACTCCGGCGAAGTGAACGATTACCTGAAAGCCTGTACCAACGAAGAATTCACCTGCAAGGATTTCCGTACCTGGGCCGGTACGGTGCAGGCGCTGCACCTGCTCGCGAATTGTGGAACTTATGAAACGCAGGCGCAATGCAAAAAAAATATCGTGGAAGTGATCGATGCCGTGGCGAAAAAACTGGGGAATACCCGCGCAGTGTGTAAAAAATACTACATCCATCCCAGGTTGTTCAGTCTGTACGAAAGCGGGGAATTGGGGAATTTTACGAGTACCGGTGCTGACGAAAAGATATTGATGAAGATCCTGGCTGCCCGTGAAAACAAACAGGAACGCCGGTAA
- a CDS encoding hybrid sensor histidine kinase/response regulator produces the protein MKETYKQILMIDDDEDDFFLVNSLLQDVAPGQYHIEWASNYDMAIEAIEKKQHELYLVDYRLGKHTGLDILRHFKEIDYEAPVIMLTGKGDYAIDNEAMMAGASDYLVKGEITGPELERAIRYGIMEFAHLRAIAENRKKYFGIFEKSHDLIILADCDKNIIDANPIAVRKLSYSHDQLLSMNLKDLFLHEVQALRFLLEICEDDAIVQKEYAFRNQAGQKIDVLVNASKLDEQLGTFLCVAEDITDKKREEQEKRQQEKFVISGRIARVIAHEVRNPLTNILLAVGQFRTEDVLKEAEDSQVYLDIIERNCTRINMLVTELLQSTRMMELHLQEVPVSTLVQKALALADDRLQLAGVRLVTEFAADGVAVHADEEKMNIALLNIFINAVEAMTPGYGVLTVKTEEDKGKINILITDNGMGIPEENKARLFDPFFTSKTKGTGLGLTSTQNIIINHRGSIDVESTVGVGTQFTITLPKA, from the coding sequence ATGAAAGAGACATATAAGCAAATTTTAATGATCGACGATGACGAAGACGACTTTTTCCTCGTCAACTCGCTCTTACAGGACGTAGCGCCCGGACAGTATCACATTGAATGGGCTTCCAACTACGACATGGCCATTGAGGCCATCGAAAAGAAACAGCACGAACTGTACCTGGTAGACTACCGGCTGGGCAAACACACCGGCCTCGACATCCTGCGCCATTTCAAGGAAATCGACTACGAAGCGCCCGTGATCATGCTCACCGGCAAGGGAGATTACGCCATCGATAACGAGGCCATGATGGCCGGTGCGTCCGACTACCTGGTGAAAGGCGAAATCACCGGGCCGGAGCTGGAAAGGGCCATCCGTTACGGCATCATGGAGTTCGCGCATCTGCGCGCCATTGCCGAGAACAGGAAAAAATACTTCGGCATTTTCGAAAAAAGTCACGACCTCATCATACTCGCCGACTGCGATAAAAACATCATCGACGCCAACCCCATCGCCGTTAGAAAACTCAGCTATTCGCACGATCAGCTGCTGTCCATGAACCTGAAAGACCTGTTCCTGCACGAGGTACAGGCACTCCGGTTCCTGCTGGAGATCTGCGAGGACGATGCCATCGTGCAAAAGGAATACGCCTTCAGGAACCAGGCCGGCCAGAAGATCGACGTGCTGGTAAACGCCAGCAAACTGGACGAGCAGCTGGGCACCTTCCTCTGCGTGGCGGAAGACATCACGGACAAGAAACGCGAAGAGCAGGAAAAACGGCAACAGGAAAAGTTCGTGATCAGCGGGCGCATTGCGCGGGTGATCGCCCATGAGGTGCGCAACCCGCTGACCAACATCCTGCTGGCGGTGGGCCAGTTCAGGACGGAGGATGTGCTCAAAGAAGCGGAAGACAGCCAGGTGTACCTGGATATCATCGAAAGGAACTGTACCCGTATCAACATGCTGGTGACCGAATTGCTGCAGTCTACCCGCATGATGGAACTGCATCTCCAGGAAGTGCCGGTGTCAACGCTCGTGCAAAAAGCACTGGCGCTGGCCGACGACCGCCTGCAGCTGGCTGGCGTGCGGCTGGTTACCGAATTTGCGGCGGATGGTGTGGCCGTACACGCCGATGAGGAAAAGATGAACATCGCCCTGCTGAATATTTTCATCAATGCGGTGGAAGCGATGACGCCCGGCTACGGCGTGCTCACCGTCAAAACCGAAGAAGATAAAGGAAAGATCAATATCCTCATCACCGATAACGGGATGGGCATCCCCGAAGAAAACAAGGCCCGCCTGTTCGACCCCTTCTTTACCAGTAAAACAAAAGGCACCGGCCTCGGCCTCACCTCCACGCAGAATATCATCATCAATCACCGCGGCAGCATTGACGTGGAAAGCACCGTAGGTGTGGGCACCCAGTTCACCATCACCTTACCCAAAGCATAA
- a CDS encoding sensor histidine kinase produces the protein MHISVHKKIRIGFFIAFTVIVGASVLSYLIAKNLMLNAARLNHAVEVSKRLEQITKQLKDAEAAIRGYNLTKERKFLEPSMSARSIGIEKEYRALRKITDEPEQLRNLDTLKLLLDVKYKQLSGGEEAGLIGSSISVGEGEVSMDLIDKKVDAMIAIEQAQLDEKSRLFQFFSSLWIPVVFIISLIAILIGVYSYVTLTKEFRLQLHIEHRMKNYQRELQENIALLNKTNQELEQFAYVASHDLQEPLRKISTFSDRLQMKYRDALPDEAGQLIDRMVAAVSRMRVLINDLLIFSRAGRIISETIVPVDMNALIQDVLGDLEVALQEKNGTVICDQLPVIEGSDTALHQLFQNLLSNSIKFASPDRPLEIRLLRELLSGRETGVVKENKWDESFCRITLEDNGIGFDQAYAERIFLIFQRLHGVSEYKGTGIGLAICKKIVDSHHGHISAEGYPGKGAKFIIVLPVKQFREE, from the coding sequence ATGCACATCAGCGTACACAAGAAGATCAGGATAGGATTTTTTATTGCTTTCACCGTGATTGTAGGCGCCTCCGTTCTCTCGTACCTGATAGCCAAAAACCTGATGCTCAATGCGGCCCGCCTCAACCATGCGGTGGAAGTGTCCAAGCGCCTCGAACAGATCACCAAACAGCTCAAAGATGCGGAAGCGGCCATCCGGGGATACAATCTCACCAAAGAAAGAAAATTCCTCGAGCCCAGCATGAGCGCACGCAGCATCGGCATCGAAAAGGAATACCGCGCCCTGCGCAAGATCACCGACGAGCCGGAGCAGCTCCGGAACCTCGATACGCTGAAGCTGCTGCTGGACGTAAAATATAAACAGCTCTCCGGTGGCGAGGAAGCGGGGCTCATCGGCAGCAGCATTTCCGTGGGAGAAGGCGAAGTGTCGATGGACCTCATCGACAAAAAAGTAGATGCGATGATTGCCATAGAACAGGCGCAGCTTGATGAAAAGTCGCGGCTGTTCCAGTTTTTTTCGAGTTTATGGATACCGGTGGTGTTCATCATTTCGCTCATCGCCATCCTGATCGGGGTATATTCCTATGTGACGCTTACCAAAGAATTCCGGCTGCAGCTGCACATCGAGCACCGGATGAAAAATTACCAGCGCGAGCTGCAGGAGAACATCGCCCTGCTCAACAAAACCAACCAGGAACTGGAGCAGTTCGCCTACGTGGCGTCGCACGACCTGCAGGAGCCGCTCCGGAAAATCTCCACCTTCTCGGACCGCCTGCAGATGAAATACCGCGATGCGCTGCCCGATGAGGCCGGCCAGCTGATCGACCGCATGGTGGCCGCCGTGTCGCGCATGCGGGTGCTCATCAACGACCTGCTGATCTTCTCCCGCGCCGGCCGCATCATATCCGAAACCATCGTGCCGGTAGACATGAACGCCCTCATCCAGGATGTGCTGGGCGACCTCGAAGTGGCCCTCCAGGAGAAAAACGGCACGGTGATCTGCGACCAGCTGCCCGTGATCGAAGGCAGCGATACCGCCCTGCACCAGCTGTTCCAGAACCTGCTCTCCAACTCCATCAAATTCGCGTCGCCCGACCGCCCGCTCGAAATCCGGCTCCTGCGAGAACTGCTGAGCGGCCGCGAAACCGGCGTAGTGAAAGAAAACAAGTGGGACGAAAGTTTCTGCCGCATTACGCTCGAAGACAACGGTATCGGCTTCGACCAGGCCTATGCCGAACGTATATTCCTCATTTTCCAGCGCCTGCACGGCGTCAGCGAATACAAAGGCACCGGCATCGGGCTGGCCATCTGTAAAAAGATCGTGGATTCCCATCATGGTCATATCAGCGCCGAAGGGTATCCAGGCAAAGGCGCCAAATTCATCATCGTGCTGCCCGTGAAACAATTCCGGGAGGAATAA
- a CDS encoding SDR family oxidoreductase produces MQKSQPKKDIRPAQHQNRQPGIESRMQPLPVARKTSTLAGGRLQEKIAVITGGDSGIGRAVALAFAAEGAHIVIAYLDEHDDAAETAEQVKAFGRDVLLIAGDIAREKHCEKIIRQTVKKFGRVDVLVNNAAVQYPQKKFEDITPEQLLKTFSVNIFAHFYMVRHALPHMRKGSSIINTTSVTAYRGSAHLVDYAATKGAIVGFTRSLSSMLSDKGIRVNGVAPGPIWTPLIPATFPANHVAEFGSDVPLKRAGQPAEVAPCYVFLASDDASYMTGQILHPNGGEIVNG; encoded by the coding sequence ATGCAAAAATCGCAACCCAAAAAAGACATCCGCCCGGCCCAGCATCAGAACCGCCAGCCGGGCATAGAATCGCGTATGCAGCCATTGCCGGTGGCCCGGAAAACCAGCACCCTGGCCGGCGGCCGCCTCCAGGAAAAGATAGCCGTCATTACCGGCGGCGACAGCGGCATCGGTCGCGCCGTAGCGCTGGCATTCGCCGCGGAAGGCGCGCATATCGTGATCGCTTACCTCGACGAGCATGATGACGCCGCTGAAACCGCGGAACAGGTGAAAGCCTTCGGCCGGGACGTATTACTGATTGCCGGTGATATAGCGCGTGAGAAACATTGTGAAAAGATCATCCGCCAGACCGTGAAGAAATTCGGGCGGGTGGATGTGCTGGTGAACAACGCCGCCGTGCAGTACCCGCAAAAGAAATTTGAAGACATCACGCCGGAGCAGCTTCTGAAAACCTTTTCGGTGAACATCTTCGCGCATTTTTACATGGTGCGCCATGCGCTGCCGCACATGCGCAAAGGGAGCAGCATTATTAACACCACGTCTGTCACCGCATACCGTGGCAGCGCGCACCTGGTGGACTATGCCGCCACCAAAGGCGCCATCGTGGGGTTCACCCGCTCGCTGTCGTCGATGTTGTCCGACAAAGGCATCCGGGTCAACGGTGTTGCGCCGGGTCCTATCTGGACGCCCCTGATACCCGCTACTTTTCCGGCCAATCACGTCGCCGAATTCGGGTCCGACGTGCCCCTCAAACGCGCGGGGCAGCCGGCGGAAGTGGCGCCCTGTTATGTGTTCCTGGCATCGGACGATGCAAGTTATATGACCGGTCAAATATTGCACCCCAATGGAGGAGAAATCGTTAACGGATAA
- the ligD gene encoding non-homologous end-joining DNA ligase, translated as MSLTTYKKKRDFKQTAEPAAGKARGGDQHIFVVQRHHATRLHYDFRLEMDGVLKSWAVPKGPSLDPADKRLAMEVEDHPYDYKDFQGEIPAGNYGAGYVYLWDKGTYELLESNGKPFDKAALHEWHEGNIKVVLRGKKLKGEFALVKMKGGRDANAWLLIKHKDKYAVTGGYNSEDFTPQRVIDKQRGSGGEKKTAASGKAAPKKAASATKKSAAATTKKTTSKKAASSAKKKPVKKSASATKAVKKAASSKKAVATGKKKAATEKAERLTRMKEFYKPMLTTLVDEPFDREGWVFETKWDGYRAIANVREGEANLYSRHQISFNDQYAVIKTAVENIPHNVVLDGEVIVLGRNSRSDFQALQNYKTTRKGNLVYEVFDLLHLNGHDLEDLTLLERKTLLEEIINQLNDPKVQYSGHVATKGLNLFKKAAKAGWEGIIAKNGSSNYTEGNRSLNWLKIKILNRQEAVICGFTEPRGSRKKMGALLLGVYEDGRLEYIGHCGGGFNEKLLNDVHDRLLPYVQTKSPFDRKVPSNMPVTWVKPVLVCEVKFSEWTGGGNLRQPVFIALREDKPAKEVKRELPKHIAMAGKKASSGEVAVNGTAVKAKPVAKKATAAKTAAKKTASKTAAKTGAKKASPGKSAAKATSSKAPAKKAASPKAPAKKAAAKATAKKASASGPVKKMAAPQKVAGENDRELVLNRQKVILTNQQKIYWPKEKITKGQLIDYYLEVADYLLPHLKDRPLSLNRFPNGIDGMSFYQKDLDVKTIPSWLKTFPVHSPSSNKMVDYLVCNNEATLAYMINLGCIEVNPWLSRTTKPDYPDYIVIDLDPGEIGFKHVVTTANMVHTVLEDYGIRSFCKTSGATGLHIYIPTGGRHPYETCRLFAEYIAGQVHAQLPGITSVTRAKSARLNKIYVDFLQNSKGQTIASAYSVRPKPGATVSTPLHWEEVNEKLNVKNFHIGNTVSRLKAEGELWADIIKVKNDLSSVVKNAKNE; from the coding sequence ATGAGCCTGACCACGTATAAAAAGAAGCGGGACTTCAAACAGACGGCAGAGCCCGCCGCCGGTAAAGCGCGCGGGGGCGATCAACATATCTTCGTGGTGCAGCGCCACCATGCCACCCGGCTGCACTACGATTTCCGGCTCGAAATGGACGGCGTGCTGAAAAGCTGGGCCGTTCCCAAAGGCCCCTCCCTCGACCCGGCGGACAAGCGCCTGGCCATGGAAGTGGAAGATCATCCATACGACTATAAAGATTTCCAGGGTGAAATACCCGCCGGCAATTACGGCGCGGGATATGTCTACCTCTGGGACAAAGGCACTTACGAACTGCTGGAAAGCAACGGCAAACCCTTCGATAAGGCCGCGTTGCATGAATGGCACGAAGGCAACATCAAAGTGGTGCTGCGCGGCAAAAAACTGAAAGGGGAATTCGCGCTGGTGAAAATGAAAGGCGGCAGGGACGCAAACGCCTGGCTGCTGATCAAACACAAAGACAAATACGCCGTTACCGGCGGTTACAACAGTGAAGACTTCACCCCGCAGCGGGTGATCGATAAACAGCGGGGCAGCGGCGGCGAGAAGAAAACGGCTGCATCGGGAAAGGCGGCGCCGAAGAAAGCCGCTTCCGCTACGAAAAAATCCGCGGCTGCAACAACGAAGAAAACCACATCAAAGAAAGCAGCCTCTTCTGCTAAGAAAAAACCGGTGAAGAAATCTGCATCGGCTACGAAGGCCGTTAAGAAAGCAGCAAGCTCGAAAAAGGCTGTCGCTACCGGTAAAAAAAAAGCCGCGACTGAAAAGGCCGAGCGGCTGACGCGGATGAAGGAATTTTATAAACCGATGCTCACCACCCTCGTAGATGAGCCGTTCGACCGCGAGGGCTGGGTGTTCGAAACCAAATGGGACGGATACCGCGCCATTGCCAACGTCCGTGAAGGGGAAGCCAATTTATATTCCCGTCACCAGATTTCTTTCAACGATCAATATGCTGTTATTAAAACAGCCGTAGAGAATATTCCCCACAATGTGGTGCTGGACGGCGAAGTGATTGTTTTGGGGAGAAACAGCCGTTCCGATTTCCAGGCATTGCAGAATTATAAAACCACCCGTAAAGGCAACCTCGTATACGAAGTATTCGACCTCCTGCACCTCAACGGCCATGATCTGGAAGATCTGACGCTGCTGGAGCGCAAAACGCTGCTGGAAGAGATTATTAACCAGCTAAACGACCCCAAAGTGCAGTATTCCGGCCATGTGGCCACCAAGGGCCTGAACCTCTTTAAAAAGGCCGCAAAAGCGGGTTGGGAGGGCATCATCGCCAAGAACGGCAGTAGCAATTATACGGAAGGCAACCGCAGCCTTAACTGGCTGAAAATTAAAATCCTGAACCGGCAGGAGGCCGTGATCTGCGGTTTTACGGAACCGCGCGGTAGCCGTAAAAAGATGGGCGCACTGTTGTTGGGCGTATATGAAGACGGCCGCCTCGAATATATCGGCCACTGCGGCGGCGGGTTCAACGAAAAACTGCTGAATGATGTGCACGACCGGCTGTTGCCCTACGTGCAAACAAAATCTCCGTTCGATAGAAAAGTGCCTTCCAACATGCCTGTTACCTGGGTAAAACCGGTATTGGTCTGCGAAGTGAAGTTTTCGGAGTGGACAGGCGGCGGCAATCTGCGGCAGCCTGTTTTTATTGCCTTGCGGGAAGATAAACCCGCCAAAGAAGTAAAAAGAGAATTACCTAAACATATTGCCATGGCAGGAAAAAAAGCATCTTCCGGCGAAGTAGCCGTCAACGGAACTGCGGTGAAGGCGAAACCGGTAGCGAAGAAAGCGACCGCTGCAAAAACAGCCGCGAAGAAAACCGCTTCGAAAACGGCCGCCAAAACCGGTGCGAAGAAGGCCTCGCCCGGCAAGTCTGCGGCTAAAGCTACGTCGTCCAAAGCCCCCGCGAAGAAAGCGGCAAGCCCGAAGGCGCCGGCGAAAAAGGCGGCCGCCAAAGCCACGGCTAAAAAGGCATCCGCATCCGGGCCGGTAAAAAAGATGGCGGCCCCTCAGAAGGTTGCCGGCGAAAACGACCGGGAGCTGGTGCTCAACCGCCAGAAAGTGATACTTACCAACCAGCAGAAAATATACTGGCCGAAAGAGAAAATCACCAAAGGCCAGTTGATCGATTATTATCTCGAAGTAGCGGATTACCTGCTGCCGCACCTGAAAGACCGGCCGCTGTCGCTGAACCGGTTCCCCAACGGCATCGACGGGATGAGCTTTTACCAGAAAGATCTCGATGTGAAAACCATCCCTTCCTGGCTGAAAACCTTCCCGGTGCATTCACCGTCGTCCAACAAAATGGTCGATTACCTGGTGTGCAATAATGAAGCAACGCTGGCATATATGATCAACCTCGGCTGCATTGAAGTGAATCCCTGGTTGTCGCGTACCACCAAACCCGATTATCCCGACTACATCGTGATAGACCTCGACCCGGGCGAGATCGGCTTCAAACACGTGGTGACTACGGCGAATATGGTGCATACGGTGCTCGAGGATTACGGGATCAGGTCGTTCTGCAAAACCTCCGGTGCCACGGGGCTGCACATCTACATACCCACCGGCGGCCGTCACCCGTACGAAACCTGCCGCCTTTTCGCGGAATACATCGCCGGCCAGGTGCATGCGCAGCTGCCGGGCATCACCAGCGTTACGCGGGCCAAATCGGCGAGGCTGAATAAAATTTACGTCGACTTCCTGCAAAACAGTAAAGGGCAGACCATCGCCTCTGCTTATTCCGTACGCCCGAAACCGGGCGCCACGGTATCGACGCCACTGCATTGGGAAGAAGTGAATGAAAAGCTGAACGTAAAGAATTTTCATATAGGCAACACCGTAAGCCGCCTGAAAGCCGAAGGCGAGCTGTGGGCCGATATCATTAAAGTAAAAAACGATCTCTCATCCGTGGTAAAAAATGCAAAAAATGAATAA